One window of Halorubrum depositum genomic DNA carries:
- a CDS encoding DEAD/DEAH box helicase family protein, translated as MDPESDFTDLELPRVIDTSSDDLMEDFYVPLLSRAKIYRRGVGYFTTNWVRSAARGIAELAENGGTAQWIMSPILEEDDWEALKKGNRAKTDEVLRESLDSTISDLRYDLEYETRNAIAWMIADGLLEIKLAVPSKNLSGDFHDKFGVFYDWNGNRVAFHGSQNDSEQALRNYEAYTIDCDWISDRDNEGVNMQEKRFENLWKDRDENVGVHTIPEGVKEGIAELRDNNNRPYEPPEPVPTTESEIVLRDYQRNAVDAWFENDNRGLFQMATGTGKTFTALAALDEYTDTVDDPLLCVIAVPQKHLARQWAQEMDTFGLDQPKFVYHSANPDWKNDLSRAVSNLELGIKNYECLITTHQTFSGEHFREKVSQLSRDTILIGDEVHGLGSEGRRKGLLDSYDARIGLSATPERYYDEEGSNHLLDYFDGVIYEYPLEDAIPQYLTPYRYHPIVVEMDEDELEDYRQMTQSVVASRYSEDADEETTNILQSQRAEIVKEAINKYDVLRDILRGLDDIKHLLVYTNPEQIDTVGSILNEFGVMHHRFTHEEGDDLREELLTRFGEGEYEALVAMRCLDEGVDVPATRTAILMANTGNPMQFIQRRGRVLRQAPGKDRADIYDLLVVPTLEPDEDIATSEQYILEKELRRFEEFAETAENEYEARNKIEDVRIAYGI; from the coding sequence ATGGATCCCGAGAGCGATTTCACAGATTTGGAACTCCCCCGGGTCATCGATACTTCTTCTGATGACCTAATGGAGGATTTCTATGTCCCCCTTCTCTCACGAGCTAAGATCTATCGACGTGGTGTCGGATATTTCACTACGAATTGGGTTCGATCTGCAGCTCGCGGAATAGCAGAGCTTGCCGAAAATGGTGGCACTGCGCAGTGGATAATGAGCCCTATTTTAGAAGAAGATGACTGGGAGGCTCTAAAGAAGGGGAATCGTGCTAAAACAGATGAGGTACTCCGGGAATCGTTAGATAGCACGATTTCTGATCTCCGGTATGACCTCGAGTATGAAACTCGTAATGCGATCGCGTGGATGATCGCCGATGGTCTACTCGAAATTAAGCTGGCTGTCCCCTCAAAGAACCTCTCTGGGGATTTCCACGATAAATTTGGCGTATTTTATGACTGGAATGGGAATAGAGTCGCCTTCCATGGCTCCCAGAACGATAGCGAACAGGCTCTCCGGAATTACGAAGCATATACCATCGACTGCGATTGGATAAGCGACCGCGATAATGAGGGGGTGAATATGCAAGAAAAGCGGTTTGAGAATCTTTGGAAAGACCGAGATGAGAATGTCGGGGTCCATACAATCCCTGAGGGGGTTAAGGAGGGAATCGCTGAACTCCGAGATAATAACAATCGACCTTATGAACCGCCAGAACCAGTCCCTACAACCGAATCTGAAATTGTTCTCCGAGATTATCAACGGAACGCTGTCGATGCTTGGTTCGAGAATGACAACAGAGGCCTATTCCAGATGGCAACTGGAACAGGCAAGACGTTCACAGCTCTAGCGGCGCTTGATGAATACACAGATACCGTAGATGATCCACTTCTTTGTGTAATTGCTGTCCCTCAGAAACACCTTGCGCGGCAGTGGGCCCAGGAGATGGATACGTTCGGGCTTGACCAACCAAAATTTGTCTATCACTCAGCTAATCCCGACTGGAAAAACGATCTCTCCCGAGCGGTTTCTAATTTAGAACTCGGAATCAAGAATTACGAATGCCTGATTACAACTCATCAAACATTCTCTGGAGAGCACTTTCGAGAGAAAGTGAGTCAGCTTTCTCGGGATACAATCCTCATCGGGGACGAAGTACACGGCCTTGGTTCTGAGGGTAGGCGAAAAGGGCTTCTTGATTCCTATGATGCGAGGATTGGGCTATCAGCAACACCGGAGCGCTATTATGATGAAGAAGGTTCTAACCATCTGCTTGACTATTTTGACGGGGTCATATACGAATACCCGTTAGAAGACGCCATTCCGCAGTATCTGACCCCATATCGGTATCATCCCATTGTTGTTGAAATGGATGAAGACGAGCTGGAGGACTATCGTCAAATGACTCAGTCTGTAGTCGCATCAAGATATTCTGAAGATGCGGATGAGGAGACAACAAATATTCTCCAATCACAACGCGCAGAAATCGTTAAAGAAGCGATCAATAAGTACGATGTCCTCCGAGACATCCTTCGAGGTTTAGATGATATCAAGCACCTTCTAGTCTATACGAATCCAGAACAGATAGACACAGTCGGGTCGATTCTGAACGAATTTGGGGTTATGCATCACCGGTTTACTCATGAGGAGGGTGATGACTTGCGTGAGGAGTTGCTCACCCGGTTTGGGGAGGGTGAATACGAAGCGCTTGTGGCAATGCGGTGTCTAGACGAAGGTGTTGACGTTCCAGCTACTAGGACAGCAATCTTGATGGCTAATACTGGGAACCCGATGCAATTTATCCAGCGTCGAGGTAGGGTTCTTCGGCAAGCCCCCGGTAAGGATCGTGCGGATATCTATGACTTACTTGTTGTTCCCACTCTTGAGCCAGATGAAGATATTGCGACGTCTGAACAATACATTCTAGAGAAGGAACTCCGTCGGTTCGAGGAATTTGCTGAAACAGCTGAAAATGAATATGAAGCCCGCAACAAGATCGAAGACGTTCGTATCGCATATGGTATCTGA
- a CDS encoding ATP-binding protein, which yields MAQTDPSSSDADGDHRGLDDFFSDATQEHEFSIQISYDILRQVSSQLYTNPRRAIEELVCNSYDAAATECYVSTPKKSDDVLQVLDNGVSMDKDELEILWEVAGGSKKKLAEQGEDRKIDADDVKGRRQIGRFGVGKLAAFALGNQLTHVATKDGVTRIVSVSQQEIEGHDMSDPPNAEVYRMDEDEAREYLGSYLKDVPDPWDKDWDSWTLAVVDDIDEESTGRDLKPEYLDRMIRTAIPRSANFIIHKNGREIDQRDYPDETYASIDNLADDEDAREKVQQALKEFWVGWSDDYDDGDDVPEEKYKLETVYLNPYEETSDEPEEDEEVESASEEGDEEADIDEEEESEDESSNEIAAVEVDELGPVIAQGSIYKELLTSDKLQDRNLHDYGFKVTVRGKLLNRGDPHFGTADKVYKWFYRFAGEFEIPELDEDILVQRDSVREGLRPELSRALMESFFSVLRGRAVDAEEKDEYDPEEFGHRLHSISPHMAPQALEGLANRDDTDYPASGWKDVDVHLAEHGRKGNAVDYHDGTIYVNEDHPLFQSLKAKDLPNDLVKVIGEALAGNLISSGFLSYKNVRDDLVDSSIDISEDALRTASRFLEDPMEYHKEQIEKMSYEGDDDFEQAIVDACNHIGLEAEHFGASGDSDAIITFGVQADDPFKVSMEAKGKGEDKGPVDHSDAEFATALEHMETDECDHTLFVAREFQLNGPPGEDESKLLKQFKMHDELTLLTVDAVKEILDRHAAQGFSHQHIKEIMTTDAEPRNERLLEVIDEEWSKMPEETGIVRTVLEEARNQYMSETDDKPDVGMVRATLRAEGKNSITKDKIRSVLVVAEASTGMVSFDPDDGTFSVHQLPDQILESMKGPADDGGD from the coding sequence ATGGCCCAAACAGATCCCTCCTCATCCGACGCGGACGGGGATCACCGCGGTCTCGACGATTTCTTTTCTGACGCCACCCAGGAACACGAGTTCTCCATTCAGATCAGCTACGACATCCTCCGCCAGGTCTCGTCCCAGCTCTACACGAATCCGCGACGCGCCATCGAGGAACTCGTATGCAACAGCTACGACGCCGCGGCAACGGAGTGCTACGTCTCCACACCGAAGAAGTCCGACGACGTGCTCCAAGTCCTCGATAACGGCGTCTCGATGGACAAGGACGAGCTCGAGATCCTGTGGGAAGTCGCGGGAGGTTCAAAAAAGAAACTTGCCGAACAGGGCGAGGATCGGAAGATCGACGCCGACGACGTCAAGGGCCGGCGACAGATCGGCCGTTTCGGCGTCGGCAAGCTCGCGGCATTCGCGCTTGGGAACCAGCTCACCCACGTCGCAACGAAGGACGGCGTCACGCGCATCGTCTCCGTGTCGCAGCAGGAGATCGAGGGCCACGACATGTCCGACCCGCCCAATGCAGAGGTTTATCGGATGGATGAAGACGAGGCCCGCGAATACCTCGGATCCTACCTGAAGGACGTTCCGGACCCGTGGGACAAAGACTGGGACAGCTGGACCTTGGCCGTTGTTGACGACATCGACGAGGAAAGCACAGGCCGCGACTTGAAACCGGAGTACCTGGACCGGATGATCAGAACCGCCATTCCCCGATCCGCGAACTTCATCATCCACAAGAACGGGCGAGAGATCGATCAACGCGATTACCCGGACGAGACCTACGCCTCGATTGACAACCTTGCGGACGACGAGGACGCCCGCGAAAAGGTTCAGCAGGCGTTGAAGGAATTCTGGGTCGGCTGGAGCGACGATTACGACGACGGTGACGACGTCCCGGAAGAGAAGTACAAGCTCGAAACGGTCTATCTCAACCCGTACGAGGAAACCAGCGACGAACCAGAAGAGGACGAGGAAGTAGAATCAGCATCGGAAGAGGGAGACGAGGAAGCGGACATCGACGAGGAGGAAGAATCGGAAGACGAATCGTCGAACGAGATAGCAGCAGTCGAAGTCGACGAACTCGGCCCGGTCATCGCCCAGGGTTCGATCTACAAGGAACTGCTGACCAGCGACAAACTCCAGGACAGGAACCTCCACGACTACGGGTTCAAGGTCACCGTCCGCGGCAAGTTGTTAAACCGTGGTGACCCGCACTTCGGAACCGCGGACAAGGTGTACAAGTGGTTCTACCGGTTCGCCGGCGAGTTCGAAATCCCGGAACTCGACGAGGACATCCTCGTCCAGCGCGACTCCGTCCGCGAAGGACTGCGCCCCGAACTCAGCCGTGCGTTGATGGAGAGCTTCTTCAGCGTCCTCCGTGGCCGTGCCGTCGACGCCGAGGAGAAAGACGAGTACGACCCCGAAGAGTTCGGCCACCGTCTCCACTCGATCTCGCCGCACATGGCGCCGCAAGCACTGGAAGGTCTTGCGAACCGGGATGACACCGACTACCCGGCTAGCGGGTGGAAGGACGTTGATGTCCATCTCGCGGAGCACGGGCGGAAAGGGAACGCGGTGGACTACCACGACGGAACCATCTACGTGAACGAGGACCACCCGTTGTTCCAGTCTCTGAAGGCGAAGGACCTGCCGAACGATCTGGTGAAGGTGATAGGCGAGGCGTTAGCCGGGAACCTAATCTCCTCGGGATTTCTCTCATACAAGAACGTCCGCGACGACCTGGTGGACAGCAGTATCGACATTTCGGAGGACGCGCTGCGGACGGCCTCACGGTTCCTCGAAGACCCGATGGAGTACCACAAGGAACAGATCGAGAAGATGTCCTACGAGGGCGACGACGACTTCGAGCAGGCCATCGTCGACGCCTGCAACCACATCGGACTGGAGGCCGAGCACTTCGGGGCGTCCGGAGACTCCGACGCTATCATCACGTTCGGCGTGCAGGCGGACGACCCGTTCAAGGTCTCGATGGAAGCGAAGGGGAAAGGAGAGGACAAGGGCCCGGTCGACCACTCCGACGCAGAGTTCGCGACCGCACTTGAGCACATGGAGACCGACGAATGCGACCATACACTGTTCGTCGCACGCGAGTTCCAGCTGAACGGGCCGCCGGGAGAGGACGAGAGCAAATTGTTGAAGCAGTTCAAGATGCACGACGAGCTCACCTTGCTGACCGTCGACGCCGTGAAGGAGATCCTCGACAGGCACGCGGCCCAAGGATTCAGCCACCAGCACATCAAGGAAATCATGACGACGGACGCCGAGCCGCGGAACGAGCGATTGCTGGAGGTGATCGATGAGGAATGGAGCAAGATGCCCGAAGAAACGGGGATCGTCCGCACGGTATTGGAAGAGGCGCGGAACCAGTACATGAGCGAGACGGACGATAAACCGGACGTCGGGATGGTCCGTGCAACCCTCCGCGCAGAGGGGAAGAACTCGATCACGAAGGATAAGATCCGTAGCGTCCTGGTCGTTGCCGAGGCCAGCACGGGTATGGTCAGTTTCGACCCAGATGACGGTACGTTCTCGGTCCACCAGTTGCCTGATCAGATTCTCGAGTCGATGAAGGGGCCGGCGGACGACGGCGGCGATTAA